The following is a genomic window from Desulforegula conservatrix Mb1Pa.
CACTGATTGAATCCGCAGTTGTCATGCTTTTGTCCTCTTTCTGAAGAAAAGATAACCGAGAAAAAGCAGGCTGAACGCATATAAGGAAAGAATCAGAATGTCTTTCCAGAAATGCTCTATTCCTACTCCTTTCATGAAGCATGCGATTACAATATTTGTGTAATACATGGCAGGTAGCAGATGGGCAACAATCTGGGCAGATTTCTCAAGGGAGGACACAGGAATTAGTATGCCTGAATAAAGAACCGCCGGAACGAGCGTGATTATTGATGTCACTATCATGGCCGAAGTCTGGGTCTGAACGAAAACAGACGCGAGCAGCCCAATCCCTGTGGTGCAGATTACATAAATAATTGTGGATGCGAAAAACAACAGAAGGCTTCCCTTGAATGGAGCGCCAAAAAGTTCTGTGGCAAAAAGAAAAAGAATCAGGGAATTTACCGCTGATATGGCCATATATGGAAACAGTTTTCCGATGAGAAATTCGGCCCTGCTCACCGTAGATACATAAATATTGTAGATTGAGCCGGTCTCTTTTTCCCTGACAACTCCAAGAGCTGTGAGAAAAGGAGGCGAGACCATGAGTATCAGCATGATTAGCTTAGGCGCAATCGACCATACGCTTTTTAGGCTCTGGTTATAGAGATATCTTGTTTCAAGGCTGACAGGCCTTAAAAGTTTTTCGGCTCTTTCTTTTGATATTCCCTTTTTTTTTGAAATATAGTCAGCCATGAAATCCATGCTTGCTGCGCTGTTTATCGCAATGACATACCCTTTTGTGGTCTGGGCCCTGAAAGGGAATGTTCCGTCAATAAGTGTCTGAACAGATGCCGGGCGGCCGGATATCAGATTTTTTTCAAAATCGGGCGGTATTATTATGGCGGCCCTTGCTGTGTTGCTGGCCAGAAGATCGTCAACGGATCTGTCATCCTTTGAATAGCCGAGAAAACTGAAATATCTTGATCCAATGAACCTGTAAGCGTAGTCACGGCTGAGGGGCGTCTTGTCATGGTCAACTATGGTGAATGGGATGTTTTCGACGTCAAGGGAAAGACCGTATCCAAGAAGAATCATCATGACCACTGGAACGACAAAAGCAAGGGAGAAAAAGACCTTATCTCTCACAATTTCCAGCCATTCTTTTCCAGCTACGGCTTTTATTCTTTTAAGATTCATCAAATGATCCCTGATTTTCTTAGAATAGTTCAGTTGGAGCGTAAGCCGTCAAACCCTCAAAAATTTTAAGGCTCAATAAATCCTGATTTGGCTTGGCTCGGCCTGGCATAATCACAGCGCAGACGTGTCCTTGCCGGTTATTTTTTCAAGAGAAAGAACTCTGTAAACGAAAACGTCCTCCATTGATAGATTTCTGGGAGCCACTCCCATCAGCTTTATTCCTCCTGATTTCAGGACCGACGTAAGTTTTTGTACGGCGTCCTCTTTGTCTTTTGTAAGAAAATGAATTTTTTTGCCAAAAAGAGCCACTCCCTTGAAACCGCTTTTTTCAAGAAGCTCAAGAGCCAGAAGCGGATTATCCGACGAAACTTCAATAAGACTGCCAGCCTCTTCTTCGAGATCTTTTTTCATTTTTTCTGGCGATGAATCAGCGACAATTCCGCCTGAGAACATAAGGGCAAGATGGTCGCAATGCTCTGCCTCGCTCATGTAATGGGTTGTAACGAGAATGGCCACTTTTTCTTCCCTGGAAAGCCTGTAAAATGTCTCCCATAGTCTTCTTCTTCCAAGAGGGTCAACGCCTGAAGTCGGCTCGTCAAGAAAAAGTACCTGGGGTTTGTGGACAAGTGCGCAACCAAGGGCGAGTCTCTGGCGCAGACCCATTGGAAGGCTTCCTGTCTGCATTTTTTCAAGGCCTTCCAGTTCGGCCATATTTATGACCCAGTCTGTTCTGCTTTTTGCTGCTTTTTTGTCAAGACCGTAGATGCCCGCATAAAGCCTGACGTTTTCGATTACTGTGAGATCAGTATAAAGAGAAAATGCCTGGGACATATAGCCTATTCGTTCCTTGATGGCTTGCCCTGCAGTTCTCATGTCAGCTCCGGCAACATGGCCTTCTCCGGAAGATGGCTTGAGTATGCCTGTGAGCATTTTTATGACAGTGGTCTTGCCAGCTCCATTTGCTCCGAGAAGTCCGAAAATCTCACCGTATGGTACTGAAAAACTGACATCGTCAACTGCCCTGAACTCTCCGAAATCCCTTATCAGGCCATTTGCTTCAATCGCTGTTTCAGGTTTTTTCTCAGGCACAGGTGGGGCATTGTATTCAGGTATAGATATCTGGGCAGGATTATTTCCCTTGATCTGTTCTCTGTTTATGAGTTGCAGGAAAACATCTTCAAGCTCAGGCTCCTGGGTGCATATCTCCTTTATTAAAACACCATTCAGAACTGACCTGAGTTTCAGATCCACAGATTCCTCGGTCTCGTTTTTCAGAAAGACCTTCAGGTAATTCCCGAGGGTCTGAACACTGCCGAAGTTTTCCTTTAATATGGATAACGCCATTATTTCAGGCTCTGCCAGAACAGTCGCCATTATTCCTGGCGCAAGGGCTGTTATTTCTTCAGGCACGCCACTTGCGACCATTTTTCCTTCGTGCATCAGTGAAATTCTGTGGAATCTTGCGGCTTCCTCCATATAAGCAGTTGAAACAAGGGCGGTCATTCCCCTTTCCCATAGAAGATTTGCCAGGATTGACCAGAAATCCCTTCTTGACACGGGATCGACGCCTGTTGTCGGCTCGTCAAGTATGATGAGGTCTGGCTCGTGTATGAGACTGCATATGAGTCCGAGTTTCTGTTTCATGCCGCCTGACAGGTTTTTCATGGGCCTGTCCCTGAATCTGTCAAGCCGTGTCATTACAAGCATGCGATCCTTACGGTCTTTCAGATCCTTTTCAGATACAAGTCTGAGACGCGCGAAGAAGTCTATGTTTTCTTCGATTGACAGCTCGGGATAAAGATTCAGTCCCAGCCCCTGGGGCATGAAGCCTATTCTTGATTTGATTTTTTCAGCGCTTTTTTCAGAATCTACTATGGTTCCAAATACTTCAACAGAGCCAAGATCATAGGTCAGAACGCCTGCAATAGACTTCATCAGGGTGCTTTTGCCTGCTCCGTCAGGGCCTATGAGCCCATAAATTTCGCCGGGCCTGACTTCAAGGTCTATGCCCCTGACAGCCTTTATTTTTGCATAGGACTTTTCAAATCTTGAAACCCTGATAACTGAATCCATAAATTTCCAGTCGTGACGTCCTTGTTTTTCGAAGCAAACCCTCAAAAATTTTGCGGAGTTTTTTTACAATAATTCGTTCTGAGGGTGGCGTTGCTTTTATTGGTTTGGCTTCATCCACTCCACCTTGTCATCCCATCTTATCACAGCG
Proteins encoded in this region:
- a CDS encoding ABC transporter permease; its protein translation is MNLKRIKAVAGKEWLEIVRDKVFFSLAFVVPVVMMILLGYGLSLDVENIPFTIVDHDKTPLSRDYAYRFIGSRYFSFLGYSKDDRSVDDLLASNTARAAIIIPPDFEKNLISGRPASVQTLIDGTFPFRAQTTKGYVIAINSAASMDFMADYISKKKGISKERAEKLLRPVSLETRYLYNQSLKSVWSIAPKLIMLILMVSPPFLTALGVVREKETGSIYNIYVSTVSRAEFLIGKLFPYMAISAVNSLILFLFATELFGAPFKGSLLLFFASTIIYVICTTGIGLLASVFVQTQTSAMIVTSIITLVPAVLYSGILIPVSSLEKSAQIVAHLLPAMYYTNIVIACFMKGVGIEHFWKDILILSLYAFSLLFLGYLFFRKRTKA
- a CDS encoding ATP-binding cassette domain-containing protein, whose product is MDSVIRVSRFEKSYAKIKAVRGIDLEVRPGEIYGLIGPDGAGKSTLMKSIAGVLTYDLGSVEVFGTIVDSEKSAEKIKSRIGFMPQGLGLNLYPELSIEENIDFFARLRLVSEKDLKDRKDRMLVMTRLDRFRDRPMKNLSGGMKQKLGLICSLIHEPDLIILDEPTTGVDPVSRRDFWSILANLLWERGMTALVSTAYMEEAARFHRISLMHEGKMVASGVPEEITALAPGIMATVLAEPEIMALSILKENFGSVQTLGNYLKVFLKNETEESVDLKLRSVLNGVLIKEICTQEPELEDVFLQLINREQIKGNNPAQISIPEYNAPPVPEKKPETAIEANGLIRDFGEFRAVDDVSFSVPYGEIFGLLGANGAGKTTVIKMLTGILKPSSGEGHVAGADMRTAGQAIKERIGYMSQAFSLYTDLTVIENVRLYAGIYGLDKKAAKSRTDWVINMAELEGLEKMQTGSLPMGLRQRLALGCALVHKPQVLFLDEPTSGVDPLGRRRLWETFYRLSREEKVAILVTTHYMSEAEHCDHLALMFSGGIVADSSPEKMKKDLEEEAGSLIEVSSDNPLLALELLEKSGFKGVALFGKKIHFLTKDKEDAVQKLTSVLKSGGIKLMGVAPRNLSMEDVFVYRVLSLEKITGKDTSAL